In the Hirundo rustica isolate bHirRus1 chromosome 2, bHirRus1.pri.v3, whole genome shotgun sequence genome, GAAAATATTTACCCTAATGGATGGTAGACTGTCCTGGACtactctccctccctccctcccaccaaccaaccaaccaacccccaTGGCCAATTAAGAAACCAACTTAACGAAAGACTTACCACACAGAGCCCACTACATTGATGAAGTTAAGTCCTGCAGGGTTTGCCATGACCTGGGTGGAGGTTGTTCCTGTAGTAATGGACGTTACCATGGTGGAAAGAGGAATGGTCATTACAGGCAGTGCCTGGCTCAGAGACATTTGCTGCTGAGCAAACGGGGTTAACAAAGTGGGCTGAGGGGTGAAGCCTGAATCTTGGGGAGTAGGGGTGGCAGAAGGGGTAATAGGAGTTGAGCTCTGAGCATCAGGAGGGTGTGGGGTCGATGAAGGGGTGTTGGTTGGAGTAGGAGTAGATGGTTTAGGAGTTCCAGACCCTGCtcattgagaaaaataaaaagtgctaGTTTGTTATAAAAGGCCAGTCCTTTTTGTATAATAAGGTTAATGGAATCTTACTTAGCACTGACAATTTCTTCCGTTTTTTAGACTGCAAGTGTTAATTTCTACATGACAAGTGTTGCAGCACATACTCATTGTTAAGGATGCAGTATAATCACAAAGAAAATCCATTCTCCATGCTTCATTCCTTGTGGCATACAccaatttctattttcttttaaagctccCATAATATATCATACATTAAGTCATAATTCCATTCAGcaatacttaaaataatttcttagtgACCATTTTAACCTAATGCTTGTCCTAAACTGTTAATCAAGTAGTATCCATGTACTACTGCCTCCACAATAGGTTGTGTTAAAAACGTATCATTGAAAACAAGAGAGTCAGCAAGATCACGTACAAGTTCAATAATCATGGGGCTGATCTAAATTTCATCAGGCAGCCAAACTGTCATTTTCCAAGcaccaaccaaataaaaagcaACTATCTAATATTTAAGAACCAGAGGATAATACTGCATCTTTAAAACCTATTGTGTAATTCCCTCTGCTTAAATGTAGCACATATAACTGCATTTGTTGTGGGTGAAGTAGGCAAAGGCtatcaaaaaaccccccaaaagcTTGAGCtagtttttttagtttttttttttttttttttttagctttcatgtcctgcagaaagaaaggaaacaaatatgAGTGGTGACCAGAGCCTTAAAGTACCAACTATGTGCAGCAGATTTACATAATTCATAATACTAACATAAAACCAGACTCagtattttggaagaaaacttttgtagttttcttttttatcttgtgCAAAGCAAGAAGGCAGAAAAGTTACACCTTTTGAGCTACccagattttaaattatttaatgcaAAAAGCATATTATAATACCATGCAGGATACTGGAATGTGCAGTATACAATTATTCATAAAAAACCTGAGAAGCTGCAGCTATGGTTTTCCTCTTTGTACAGATCTGTTCACGAAATGGCTCAAGACGCATACAggttttagaaaacatttatgATCTACAGCTATGATTACAATGATCCTGTCAGTGttaacaaaaatactttaagtAGGAAGTCACTTCTGACTGAAATCTGCAGTTTAACACCTGAGAATATGCTGCtatcagcagcagcatcaccacCACACTTGCAATCAGCAATGATTTGTAAAACAGTGTaggagtgtttttaaaaaatcatcttatCGTTTATTGTATCATCACCCCGGGACTGATCAGattatatacatacataaatacacAACTGCACCAGCTCctataacatttaaaaaaccaGATGCCTAAATTATGCAAATTGATCTAACATACTGTTTTTTACAccggaggaaaaaaatctacacTGTGGAATTTTATCTCATCACATCATCTACCAGACTTTCATATATGAGGAGATCATGCTAATTGCACAAAATGTATTAAAACGTATACACAGAGggtgcatacatatatatatacagaaaaCGAACACAGTtacaataaacataaaatacataCAGTGAACAAGAGACCTGCCTAAAGCTGCACAACTTATACAATTTAGGGTACACTGTACACTTAAGTTTCATCATTCCACAGGTTAAGAAGTTTATCTCAGGAAGCATTTATGCAAAAGCCTAAGATTTAATGGAGAATTTAGGTCGTGACTCACTTTGTGAAGAGCTCGCAGGAGACAtggcagctggagagagcaTGTTAACTTGATTAAGATCCATAGATTGTTTCCGGGAAAGACCAGGAGGCTTAGAAGGAGGAGGTGGAGTTGGGGATTTTAGATGGCTACTTGACTGTTGTGAACTAAAAATATTACCTGAAAAAGCATCATTACAATACATTATTAGTCATGTAATATTAACTTGAATATTAGGATACAATTTTGTGAACAATAACATcagaaattaacaaaaaaccaaaaaacacaaaaccccatgCTCTTCTCACAGGTAAGATGctggtatttttaattaaatctttacTAAAGGGATATCCAGTCATTTTACAACAGGCAGAACatgttaaaatgaaatgtttgagTCAAAAAATAATTACCTGAAGAGCTACTTCCTGAACTTGAAGGTAATTTGATAGGAGGAGGTCGGTGTTTTACACCTTTCCCCAGTACTGACGACTGAACAGAGCCTGATACACTTTCtggctgctgggaggaaagagaaattaacACTACCACAGCAATGGTGACAGCTTTCACGCAGTTGACACAAAAGATAATTCAACTGATTTGTATTAAGGCTTCTCAGAATCACTACAAAATTCCTTTCAGCCATTTCAGATGcttatgcatttatttaaaaaaacccaaaaacctatGATGAACTCTCTTTAGATAAAGTCTTTATTTACCATGAAGAATCAGCACAAAGTGTTAGTAAAAATTTAAACtgagcaaaaaaataaataataagagCTTCACTTTTCTCCATAGTTCTGGGATTTTTTGTAGTAATTTTCACAAACACAAAAGTGACGAATAtacttgaaataataaaaaacatttatgctttacttgaaaaattacatcatttcattcattcattctgtATATACCTGCCATTTTCAACCAAGACAGACTTAAAGAACAGGATCAGAATTCTTCATTCTGGGAGGATTTCAAATAAACTCAGGAAAATCCTGAATGCAGAGAAATCAAGACACATTTCCCCACTGGCTTCTTAGAGGGAAGATACAGCCTTTTTGCTATATCCTAATTACCAGGTTGTCTGAACATACATCTACTTCACCTACTCGAGTCTAGTTCTCAGTCACTCACAACAGACCCTAAATCCATAATTCCAACAGCTGATACTGTTAAAAGACTCAACAGTGAAACACATTCACAGTTACAGTCTATGTGTTTTCACCTTACGGCAGATATTCATAAATGAAAGTAATATTTAAGCAAACATACAGTTTGCAAACTGCTGAAACTAGGAAATGAGGTTGGCAATATAGTGAATGGAATATTTTAATACTGGAGCCTCAATTAAATGTGCACGAGCTAAGAAATCAAAGCATAGTGCAGAATCACCCTTTTTGGTGAGCTTAACTTCCACTGATTCTCAGTAATAATAAACAGTCCCTCTACATGTTTCAAACTGCTTGCTTATAAAAAACAATCTTCTGAGGAAAATTCTGAGGGCTATCTTTCTGTTCTTCTATTAAAATCTCCTTTcttgattttgaaaataaataccaaTGCCCCATTCCAATAGTGACTAGGTCACTAAATAACCTGAGTAACTCTGGTCCAGCTTTTGGTGGAGGCTTGGACATGCAGACAAGCTGACTTCAGCAAGTACCGTTCCACCCCACTTATTGTATGATTTtaatgtatatatacacacatgcatGTAAATGTCTGTATGtatgcacacatacacagaaaCAGTCATATCCCTTCTGGCAACTGCTGGCCTTGGAATGCTGCTGGTCTGCCTGACACCAGGAACTACCTCCGTCAGAAAAACGTTACTGGAGTTCATAAGTAGGTATTTAGGGGAAAGATGTCACAAAGGAAATACCCCAGGGGATACAAATCTCATTTACTAGCTGGAGCATAACCCATAGCTCACCACTAAAGTACTGACTCTGACCAAGCAAAGCCAGAAGCAGAAAGTAAAATGCAAGGCAATGCCAACAGGGAGGAAAATTTGGGAATGTGAGAATTTATACTGGAAACACACAAAAGTGTCTGCATGTAAACACACACACTTTAAAGTTGTTGGGATTagtgttttggaggttttttggtgGTATTATTTGTATGTTTGAGgagtttttttgccttttgtttttgtttcttttgtttatattattttttgtttgggttttttttttttttaacatttgaaCACTGATAATAGAAATGCTTTCCACTAACTTTTCTAATATACTCACAGGTGAATGATCATGACCATagtgcatttaaaaattcattcagGATGACATTTTTAGGTTATTTTACTGTTATTGTGGATAGCAAAAATTATtctaataatttaataattaagcACTAATATAATAAACATGTAGCTTGATAAACTCACTTCCATTTCCTTCCCTGGAGAAAGATGActgactgatccacttgaatTATGAAACATTTTCACAGTACATTTAGCTTCATTTTGCACTAACTCCTGGTACTGGTTCACCACCCTGAAACAATAAGGACATAAAAAGATAAACAACTTTGAACTTCCAAAGTACATACTTATAGGTAAACACAACTGTATATGCTATAGTCATATACTTATTATGTAAGCATACCTCTATATAACACAGAGATGCAtatttataaaacatatttatacCTCTTTGTATCTTTCTCATTATATTCCTGGGGTCTTAGATTTATACCATTTTAACttttagtctctttttttttttttttccccctaatgcAAAATACAGTGTGAGAAACACTCTGTTGGAGGAATACGGAAAACAATAGAACAGTTCCATTCCCAAAAGCAACTGCAGATCTTTGGGACATCAGTCAACAGGGATGCCATTCCTCCTTTTTTAGAGAGGTCCAGAATCTTTTATAAAAAGTGTCCCTTCTGGCTATGCTGCCCCTGAAACAGTCAATCCTCCTTCAGCTTGAGGTCTATGTCAGGTGAGGAGTCTAAATGCAAGGGTTGAACAATCACTCCTCTGTGCGCATTATGACAGACATTTGATAAAGCATCGGGCAAACAAGTTTAAAATACTGTTCTATCAAACTAATCAAATACTACATCTCTTGATGGAATACTATTGAGGGAATACTGTTTCACGAACGTGAGTGGAATATACAAGACGACTTTGAAATATAAAGATGAAGTGCTGTGGTCACTTATGCTCTGGCAGACTGGACCTCAGTGAAAACCCGCTGGAATATTTCCATTACCTCACACCTAAATGTGATGAAATACTCTTTATTTTGATATAGCCCTGCTTCTGCCATATGCTGTTACCTGCCTAATGCAGACATAAGCAAGGGCTCTGACACACATGATACAGGAAAAGGGGGCAGTGCACGTTTTTTAGCAATCAGATTTTAGACTGATTTAAAAATCGGTGGAATCAGGGTAGTAAAATGCCATGTACTCAAAAAGGTGGTCCTGCACTCCTCACTGTTTCTTCTTGTCCTTGTCCCTGAAATCCTGTTGCTTATTTTGATGAAAGGACATGGACATGTGCAACTCAGTGACAAACATGATCAGGAAATCAATCCCAGTTAAAATCAGGCTCttgtaatgttttatttttcagccagCAAATCTCCCCAGTTCAGCTTACAGAACAAGCAGTGAAAGTACCAGCACAAAGGAGGCAGGAGAGTATATAACCAAAGAGTTCCTTGATCAAAATtacctatttaaaaaaagaacattattaCTAATTTTTGATCAAATCAAAGACTCATTTGCCTCCCAGGCACGTAAGAGTGCATGGGGATAAGAGCTATAGAATGTCTATCAGCCAGAGGTATCCTACAGAGGCACAAAACCACAACTGCCTCTGACAGAGATTGCTTTTCAAAGGTTCTGTGCTTATATGCACAGGCAATCTAACGTGATGTACGCTGACAAACACTTAAAAACCACTTATCTAGCTGCCTCAGTCATCCTTGAATTGCCATTCCTACTCATCCTACAattaaaatacactgaaaaactgttttattaCTTGCTTCTCTAGGAAAGCTGAATCAAGACATGCACAATACACAAAACCAAGGTGTATAAATCTTAAATCCTAGATTACACTTCAAATGAACCACTTCCGTGATTGCTAATTTACCATACCAAATATCAGGATGAAATTACTGCTAAGTGCTCTCAGTGTTCAGGTGTATTCAAGGATGTGATGTCCTCTATTCTTCCTTGCCTGTTAAATACAGAAACTACACACTAGTTCTTGATGTGATGACTAATTCctcttattttttctcatttgttctGCATCTCTTTCCATAACTGTAACACTGTCAGTCTTAACTgccaaaaaggaacaaaatttaTTATTTGTCATCAAGCCAAATAGCTGTACAAACTATATTAATTTACCTTTCAGCATCAGTCTTCGAACCAATAAGGAACCTAAAATGTAAAGTACATTTTCAGTCATGAACTGGACtaaaagaacatatttttctaATCACAAAGCTTCAAACAAATGGCAGTGCTGTGTTCATTTTCATACCTGCTCAAAATACAAAGGATAATGTATCCATTCAATGGCTGAGTATCGTTCAGTATTTCAAATGCACACTTGACCCCCTAACTACATATACAATATACACATGTGATCTAATATGGTCTCCTTTAACAGTAAATTATCAACAAAGCAAAAGACAGAATATAGAAGTTTGggattttgtatttaaaaaaaattggaaacaGTAACTGCTATAGAATTATTAgtgtaaaaagtaaaaaggaataGTTATGTATAAAGGAAGACCATATCAGTACACTCAGACTGAAACGTAAGTGTGCTGAGGGGAGGTCAAAACCAGCCCAATGCATAGTAATTTAACAAACACTGATTTTCCATTGTTTGATTTCACTTATGCCAATTCCAATTCCCGTGATTTTCTAGACCTCCTAAATAAACCTTCTAAATAAACCCCCTAAAATCCTTGTTTGTCTCTGCTTGCATGTGTGGGTTTTCCTTGACTGATTAAACTGTCCTTACCTCAGGCCACATGGTTCCTCCTTTTTACCCTTGCTATTTTTGCCTCCCCCCTGCTAGGGAGTTGGGGGAGGAGGGAGTGAGTGCTTGCACGATGCTTAGTTGCCAGCTGATGTTAAACCACAACAGTATGGAAACAAACAGTAAATAGCTCAAGTCTGCGATAAAATATTCTTAATACTCAGGATGTTTTAAGATTTTCATATAAATAAGAGAATGATTACATACTAGAagataaaaataactttcattATCATAACTAAAAGGTTTGCTCAGTTAGTCTGCTCTTTGCCTCACTGAAATTTATAGGCTCTGCTCTGATGCATGAGTTCCTCCACACAATCTGGTACATATAACaaaaagagcagagaacagagaatCTTTGTAGAAccacagccaaaaccagcataTTCCAAACAATTCAAAATTATGAAGCTTCTCAGAAgttcatgtttttcttcatttatttagtTCAACTGGATCTAAGAGTAAACAGAACATAGTCACCTCTTATGCTTTCATGGCATCAGGCAAATTTGGAGAAGAATCAAAATTCTGAGAATCACCAAAAAAGGGTGCAACAACACCTCATAGTGTCTCCACAATTTTCTTGACTGGATGTGCTGATTGTCTTATTTTCCCCCAGTGTATATTTAATGTAAAAGAATGTGCTAATTTAACATAAAAGTACATTTGAAACATGATGGTTGCTTGTACACAttttggcttgggttttttttttttggttaaaaaaatcttaaatcagACTTCCAGCTCTAGAGTATCTTTGACCGAAAATGGTAAGtactctttgttttcctccacCTATTGATTACAGCttagtttaaaaaagaacaagtaACTTACTGTGATGGAGTTAACAGGTTATCATTTTCCTCATCACCTTTGAGTGTCTGAATTTTACCATAGTACAAGGGATTGCCAAGAGACTGAAAAATggtcagttttgttttttgaagctGATTACCAACTTCACATTCAAACACATAATCATCCTTCATTTCCTAAAAAGACAGAATGACCTAGTAAGTCTTGAACAAGTCTTAGCCAAAACAGCAAGTAAAGCAGACCAGCTCTATATACAATATGAAGAAAGAAACATTCTATAACTAACCCTAAAAGTAAGTAACACTCTATAGGATGGGGTGCATTATCTAAAATGAAAGTGATTCCAGAAGTTACATTAACAGGTTGAGAGGAAAAGGATCTATCAtctctttaaaatacaaatatattgcAAACCCCAAAAACTATATTAGACATGGAAAGGTAGACTGGCTAAACATATACAGTAACAGTTTTATATGAATTATGACAATGCAAAAAACATTGAGAGTAAAATGTTGGAGCTGAATATTAAGTTTGATGGGAAAGTATTACTTTTTCCCCAACAGGTAACTACAAAGATATCATGATACATGCTGTTAATAAAGACAGTACCTTGCCtctgaaattataaaaaaaataataagttATGTGATTTAATCGCATAACTAATCAATGAATTATTAGTAATGTGACTTAATCAATGATTATAATAAATTACTACTTCTGATCAAATCACATAGTTTGTGCCAAAAATCTTATGGCTCAACTTAAACATTGcagaaagaggtttttttaagaggCGTTTAATATTAATATCTttcaaaaattaacattttgatTTCAATAAAGCTCTTTTTCATCAGCCTTTGAGTGTTTGAGTAAAAAAGCAATTTGTTGTGCAGAGTTCTGCTCCTGTAAATTATGATCCCTTCTTTAGTACAAGCTGCTTATCCTTGTATTTCTGGAAAATCTGAGGAAATCAGACTGATCACATACTTGCTTTACTGTATAAAATTACAAGTATCTCTGGTAATCTTCCCAAGTCTCTGTAACACATGGAAGATTAATTAAATTGCGGGACGGAAGGTTATTCCACATTACATTAATTTTGTTGAAGTAAGAGGCATTTTAACTAGAGATAGTGAAGTTTGGCCAAAGGTCTAAATTACTCACGTGTGCTGGCCAGACAGTTGGTTGTGAGTCATCAGACTTGATAGACTTTTCCACTTTGGCGTATTTTTCcaccttaaaaaaaatggagagatcagaaaagaaagaatccCCTATGTTTCTTCAGAGGAACTTAATTGAAGAACCTTCAGAACTTTACATTTATAGTGTTATACCATATCTGCTATGTTAAACTTAACTGAAGAGTTAAACATGATTTCAGACTACAGATTGAAATCATTGCCTGCAATGTGGAATGGTTAAGTAATTTCACAATGACAGTAATTCCTAAAGCCTCTGATTAAGTCAGGTACAACACAGTTGAAGTGAAGAGAGAGGTTTGTTTTGTAGAAACTTACACTGTCATTTCATGTGTAATTTGTGTTTTTGCCAGCCCTATGATGTCCAAAGCTACAGTCTTGTCTAGTCtatagtcttaaaaaaaaaatctcaggacACCAGAGAAAACTTGTGGAAAGGGACCTGCAGGTCCTGGTTGGTGGCAAGTCAAACCTGAGTCAGCAGTGCCgtggcagccaggagggtcaaccctgtcctggggtgcaccaggcacagcacggccagccgggcaagggaggggattgtcctgctctgctctgacctggggcagcctcacctccagtgctggggcagttCTGGGAGCCACGATATGAACAAGACATTGAGCTCTTAGAGAGTGTTCAAAGAGCCAgaaggatggtgaagggccttgaagGGAAACAacatgaggagtggctgaggtcacttggtctgttcagcctggaggagattGAGGGGAGATCTCACTGCAGTTAAAACTTCCtcgtgaggggaagaggaggggcatgcactgatctcttctctgtggtgaccaaTGACACGATCCGAGGGAACTGCCTAAatttgtgtcaggggaggtttaagttagatatcaggaaaaagttcttcacccagaggatgGCTGGGTGCTGGAACAGCTGGGAAGTGGTTACAGCACCGAGCCTGATCGAGCACAAGATGCATTTGGATAAGACATGTGGTACAACTCTGGGGGTTGTCCTGTCCCACAGGACTCAGAGTTGGGcctgatgatccttgtgggtcccttccaactcaggatattctatgagTTCCTTCTGTACACTAACAGTATGTGTTTTGGCAGTGCCAGAAACTAAGAATATGAATGCCCCCAAGAGAAAAATGCACACAGTGAACAAAAGAATTCTCAACTAGAATTCTCTGTATAAAATTTAGaactttcaaaaatatgtatgtTCCATAGTATAACATATCAAAAGACAGGAATTTCTACTGAGATGAAAGTGACTAATTCTTAAACAATCTACAAACCACATTTGCTCTTCTGGTTCTTATACTATCAGACAACTTCAAATAGACATGTGCTTGTTGAGCCCACAGAAGAACAATACTGTGTTTGTACTGATTACTTCATCCAAACTATTCTGTTACAACTGCAATACATTACAGTATGGCTTAACTTGTGTTTTAACTTTTCTGTACCATACTTTATGGTACAGAAAAGTAACTGTAAAAGTAAATGTTAAAGTCACTCCTATTTTATAAAGGTCATTCTTTGATACTGCTTACTTCTTAGACACTTCATATAATACAATTTCTAATAATTACTAATTATACATAACAATTGGTGGTCTTACATCTACTTCAGAAGGAGCAGTCAAGTAGCAAGGGTTCTGTTTCCACATATCTACGCACTGGAAGATGAAAAAACAGGATTAATATATTAAATCCTCTAATTAAATAGTTAGAAGTATATTACATTACTTCTCAGAACACTTACATTTCCAGCTTTTGAAATTTTGAGATCATACTGCtgggctgctttcctctccttccttttctgtaGGTAGTCAAGTAGTCTGAGCTGAGGTGGAGTTGAGTAGTGAGCTACTTCTTGCTGTCTGTTCAGAGaggaccttgagtaccttttgAAGCACCTATGGCAAAATGACACCTAAGCTTGTAAAACCATCAACATCAAATTCTCCACTGcccttgtacaaaaaaaaaaaaaaaatcagggaactGCTACTAATATGGAGACAAATGGGTTTTTAAATACtaatttaaaattgcttttctggATTAAATAGTGTAACACTAAATCATGAtttcatatttataaaatatactAGTATTCCGTTCATCTGTTTCAGCACTAAGAAtggggttatttttaaatttaaatacatcATCAAATGAGTAATTAAGAAGTTACCaagcttaaaatatttgtgtattATTCTAATTTCAGTTCCATCAAATGATTTTTGTCCTACTTACGTAACTATAAAGTTATAAAGACAGTAACCACCCTTTAGTCTTTGTCTCAAGACAAACTCATGCGTTCAGTAATGCTGTTCTGGACTTTCGCTTAAtcccttttcctatttttctagTGGAATATTTGTTGATCAtcaagttttaatttcaagtaCAGCTtgaaattttttatatttttgtaaaaattacTGCTGGTTTGGCACTAGCATAGTATTTCActgcaaatttaattttaactaTTTCAGTAATTATGACAGACCATTAATAAAGTTCCTTTTTAAAGAGTGAATGTAATTCTTATGGTAGAACAAACATGTTGAACAAATGCTTCAAGCttctgtggaaataaaaaagagccCAACCATGAACAAAAGTGAAACAATTTCAACATTTTGTACATAGTGCTtatcacattattttaaatttttccaagATTCTTAAACACTTACACTTCTGTTTAGCCTGAATgtcaaacataaaataattcttttcatttGCTCAGGCAGGATTAAACTTACACTTAGCTTTTAACAAATTAGAGACCAATACGTTACTTATCTGTTTATACATTTTACATTACTGAGCTGCCATCTGACTCTGCTTACACAAAATCCacgcaaaaaaacccccatatgCAAACTGCAATATAACTGATTAtgttaagaaaatataaatatactttCTTTTGATAT is a window encoding:
- the SUPT20H gene encoding transcription factor SPT20 homolog isoform X6, giving the protein MASTTMQQALELALDRAEYIIESARQRPPKRKYLSSGRKSVFQKLYDLYIEECEKEPEIKQKLRRNVNLLEKLVMQETLSCLVVNLYPGNEGYSLMLRGKNGSDSETIRLPYEEGELLEYLDAEELPPILVDLLEKSQVNIFHCGCVIAEIRDYRQSGNMKSPTYQSKHILLRPTMQTLICDVHSITSDNHKWTQEDKLLLESQLILATAEPLCLDPSIAVTCTTNRLLYNKQKMNTRPMKRCFKRYSRSSLNRQQEVAHYSTPPQLRLLDYLQKRKERKAAQQYDLKISKAGNCVDMWKQNPCYLTAPSEVDVEKYAKVEKSIKSDDSQPTVWPAHEMKDDYVFECEVGNQLQKTKLTIFQSLGNPLYYGKIQTLKGDEENDNLLTPSQFLIGSKTDAERVVNQYQELVQNEAKCTVKMFHNSSGSVSHLSPGKEMEQPESVSGSVQSSVLGKGVKHRPPPIKLPSSSGSSSSGNIFSSQQSSSHLKSPTPPPPSKPPGLSRKQSMDLNQVNMLSPAAMSPASSSQRSGTPKPSTPTPTNTPSSTPHPPDAQSSTPITPSATPTPQDSGFTPQPTLLTPFAQQQMSLSQALPVMTIPLSTMVTSITTGTTSTQVMANPAGLNFINVVGSVCGAQSLMSGSNPMLGCNTGAIAPAGINLSGILPPGGLVPSALPAAMQSASQAGSPFGLKNTSNLRPLNLLQGSDQGPSNQDQALSAQQAAVINLTGVGNFMQPQATVTILAASNGYGSGSSTSSSPASSTAFRQPLKK
- the SUPT20H gene encoding transcription factor SPT20 homolog isoform X5 translates to MASTTMQQALELALDRAEYIIESARQRPPKRKYLSSGRKSVFQKLYDLYIEECEKEPEIKQKLRRNVNLLEKLVMQETLSCLVVNLYPGNEGYSLMLRGKNGSDSETIRLPYEEGELLEYLDAEELPPILVDLLEKSQVNIFHCGCVIAEIRDYRQSGNMKSPTYQSKHILLRPTMQTLICDVHSITSDNHKWTQEDKLLLESQLILATAEPLCLDPSIAVTCTTNRLLYNKQKMNTRPMKRCFKRYSRSSLNRQQEVAHYSTPPQLRLLDYLQKRKERKAAQQYDLKISKAGNCVDMWKQNPCYLTAPSEVDVEKYAKVEKSIKSDDSQPTVWPAHEMKDDYVFECEVGNQLQKTKLTIFQSLGNPLYYGKIQTLKGDEENDNLLTPSQFLIGSKTDAERVVNQYQELVQNEAKCTVKMFHNSSGSVSHLSPGKEMEQPESVSGSVQSSVLGKGVKHRPPPIKLPSSSGSSSSGNIFSSQQSSSHLKSPTPPPPSKPPGLSRKQSMDLNQVNMLSPAAMSPASSSQRSGTPKPSTPTPTNTPSSTPHPPDAQSSTPITPSATPTPQDSGFTPQPTLLTPFAQQQMSLSQALPVMTIPLSTMVTSITTGTTSTQVMANPAGLNFINVVGSVCGAQSLMSGSNPMLGCNTGAIAPAGINLSGILPPGGLVPSALPAAMQSASQAGSPFGLKNTSNLRPLNLLQGSDQGPSNQDQALSAQQAAVINLTGVGNFMQPQATAVTILAASNGYGSGSSTSSSPASSTAFRQPLKK